Genomic window (Rhodothermales bacterium):
GTCGTTCGCGACCGCCCGGGTCTACGGTTGACCATCGCCGGCGATGGCGAGCCGGCTTACGTGGCCCGGCTCCGCGCGCAGGCCGCCGGGCTGGGAGCATCCGTTGTCTTTGCTGGCTTTGTCCACGGCGAGGAAAAAGCCCGGCTCCTGGCGTCGGCGCGGGTCTTCGCCCTCCCATCCTTCCACGAGAACTTTGGCGTCGCCGTCCTCGAAGCCCTCGCGGCCGGCCTGCCCGTCGTGATTTCGCGGGATGTCCAGCTCGCCGCCTTTGTCGAGCGCCATGCCCTGGGCCGCGTTGTCGCAGCCGACGCCGGGCCGCTGGCGGAGGCGCTGCTGGCCAGCCTCGACGACACCGCGCTCATCGCCCGTTGCCGGCAGGACGGCCGCCGGCTCGTTGCCGACACCTTCTCGCCCGACGCCGTCGGGCAGCAACTCCGCGCCATGTATGAACACGTACTCGCTTCCTGAGCCGCTTGAATCGATCCCCCTGCCGGCCGGCGCCCAGGCTCGCGCCGGCGGCGTGCTGGACCGCCCCTGGCTCCTCCGCACCGAACTGCGCCGGCTCGCGGCGCTCCCCTGGATCCGCGCCGGCTTCGCCTGGCACGGGATCGCGTGGGGGGATCGATGGCGGATCCTGGGGATGCCCGTCATCCAGCGACAGCGGGGTAGCCGGATTACCCTTGGCGCCGGCCTCGTCCTCCGCTCCTGGCCGCGCACCAACCCCCTGATGCCGAACCACCCCGTCGTCCTCGCCACCCGCGGCGCCGGCGCCGTCATCCATATCGGCGACGACTGCGGGCTGACCGGCACGACGCTCGTCGCCGCCGAACGCATCGAGATCGGAAACCGCGTGCTGATCGGCGCCAACACCACGATCGTGGACACCGACTTCCATCCCCTCACCCCCGAAGGCCGGCGGGCCGACTTCAACGCCGGCGCGCACCGCCCCGTCGTCATCCACGACGACGCCTTCATCGGGATGAACTGCCTCATCCTGAAAGGCGTGACCATCGGCGCCGGCAGCGTCGTCGGCGCCGGCAGCGTCGTCTCCCGCGACGTCCCCGCGGGCTGTATCGTCGCCGGGAATCCAGCTGTTGTCGTGCGGGAAGGGATTACGGGTCGAGGAACTGTTGAGATTTGCGTATTGCATAATGAGCAAGTCATCCCCGCGCAGGCGGGGACCCAGAAAAATGCCAGTCTGATGGCTGGATCCCCGCCTGCGCGGGGATGACTATGCCTTGGGTTGTGGAAATCTCAACTGTTTCTAACGTTTTGAGAGCACAGGTGCCGCAGCATCAACCTCAATCCTCTCTTCCACTTTTCACTTTGCACTTTTCACTTTGCACTTTTCACTTTGCACGTTGCACTTTTCACGTTGCACTTTTCACTTTTCACTTCCACATGTCCAAGTCTTTGTTATTCATCAACCAGCACTACCACCCCGACGTCGCGGCGACGGGGCAGAAGCTGACGGATCTGGCCGAGTACCTCGCGGCGCGCGGGCACGAGGTGCACGTCCTCTGCAGCCGCGGGAAGTACCTCGCTGGCGCGCTCGAGGCCCCGGCGCGCGAGACCCGCAACGGGGTCCACATCCGTCGCGCCGGCGCCTCCAGCCATGGGCGGTCGACCCATCTCCGCCGGCTGCTCGACTACGCCGGCTTCTACCTCCGCGTACTCGCGCACCTGCTGTTCGGCCGTCGCTACGACGAAGTCATCCTCCTCACCACCCCCCCGCTGCTGAACGTCGCCGGCGGACTCGCCCATGCGCTCCGCGGGCAGTCGTACGGGATCTGGTCGATGGACCTCCACCCGGACGCCGAGGAGGCGCTCGGGATGGCGCCGGCGCCGGTCACCCGCCTCCTCCACGCCCTCAACAACTTCGGCTACCGGAACGCCCGCTTCGTCGCGGCGCTGGGTCCGTTCATGAAGGCCCGGATCGTTGCCAAAGGCGTCGCCGAAGAACGGGTCCACCTGCTGCCGATGTGGGATAGGCGGGACGAGATCTACCCGACCCCGCGTGAGGATAACCCGCTGCGTGATCGCCTCGGGCTGCGAGATCGGTGTGTCGTGATGTACTCCGGCAACGCCGGCCTGGCGCACCGGTTTGACGAAATCATGGAGGCCATGCTCACCCTCCGCGATCACCCCGAGCTGTTTTTCCTCTTCGCAGGCGACGGCCCCCGCCGGCGCGACCTCATCGCCTTCGCCCGCCGACACGACATCGCCAATTTTATGTACCTCGACTACGTCCCGCGCCAGGAACTCGTCCACTCCCTCGGCCTGGCGGACATCCAC
Coding sequences:
- a CDS encoding acyltransferase, with amino-acid sequence MNTYSLPEPLESIPLPAGAQARAGGVLDRPWLLRTELRRLAALPWIRAGFAWHGIAWGDRWRILGMPVIQRQRGSRITLGAGLVLRSWPRTNPLMPNHPVVLATRGAGAVIHIGDDCGLTGTTLVAAERIEIGNRVLIGANTTIVDTDFHPLTPEGRRADFNAGAHRPVVIHDDAFIGMNCLILKGVTIGAGSVVGAGSVVSRDVPAGCIVAGNPAVVVREGITGRGTVEICVLHNEQVIPAQAGTQKNASLMAGSPPARG
- a CDS encoding glycosyltransferase family 4 protein, whose product is MSKSLLFINQHYHPDVAATGQKLTDLAEYLAARGHEVHVLCSRGKYLAGALEAPARETRNGVHIRRAGASSHGRSTHLRRLLDYAGFYLRVLAHLLFGRRYDEVILLTTPPLLNVAGGLAHALRGQSYGIWSMDLHPDAEEALGMAPAPVTRLLHALNNFGYRNARFVAALGPFMKARIVAKGVAEERVHLLPMWDRRDEIYPTPREDNPLRDRLGLRDRCVVMYSGNAGLAHRFDEIMEAMLTLRDHPELFFLFAGDGPRRRDLIAFARRHDIANFMYLDYVPRQELVHSLGLADIHLLTLRREMAGIAVPCKLYGIMAAGRPTLMIGPEASEPAQTIIDARAGVVIDPDRAGGRATDEVIQALLALADRPDLRALYGMRARDAFLGEYDHEIICQAWADFIEDSIPETIAALT